A single Prevotella sp. E15-22 DNA region contains:
- a CDS encoding phosphohydrolase — protein sequence MNYHIIIDEYYPEDNELKSLLLKHSRQVADKCLETCRKHPELNIDELFIESAAMLHDIGIRWCYAPSIFCEGNEPYIRHGFIGGELLRNKGLDAYARVCERHTGTGLTKQHIISQQLPLPVCDFIPVTMEEQLVCYADKFFSKSSPDSVRTLKETAQSLEKFGKEGVEKFMKWAEMFE from the coding sequence ATGAACTATCATATTATCATTGATGAATATTATCCTGAAGATAACGAATTGAAATCTTTGTTGTTAAAACATTCTAGGCAGGTTGCTGATAAGTGTCTAGAGACATGTCGGAAACATCCTGAATTAAATATTGATGAATTATTTATTGAGTCTGCCGCAATGCTTCATGATATAGGTATCCGTTGGTGCTATGCTCCCAGTATTTTTTGCGAGGGAAACGAACCTTATATTCGTCATGGTTTTATTGGTGGAGAACTGCTAAGAAACAAAGGACTTGATGCTTATGCTCGCGTTTGTGAACGACATACAGGTACAGGTCTTACCAAACAACATATAATAAGCCAGCAATTACCTCTTCCTGTTTGTGATTTTATTCCTGTTACGATGGAAGAGCAACTGGTTTGTTATGCGGATAAATTCTTTTCAAAATCTTCTCCTGATAGTGTTCGGACATTAAAAGAAACTGCTCAAAGTCTTGAGAAATTCGGAAAAGAAGGGGTCGAAAAGTTTATGAAATGGGCTGAAATGTTTGAATAG
- a CDS encoding putative LPS assembly protein LptD — MKRKSVIFLLLFVFLFVMAGVPSIPFYENRYGVTTDDSASTNDAVSSHDISKASSIIDSLRNDTVELDSLHLAILRHNKAVDDSLTQDSLNKTKKNGIDSPVEFSANDSLVFIASTGMANLYGDSHVKYQNMDLKSEKIYMCMDSSLVHATGARDTAGVIFGTPVFHMGNDTYESDTMAFNFKTKKGLIQQVYTEQEDGFLTSEISKRDADGVLYLQHGRYTTCDDPHPDFYIALSRAKVRPGKDVVFGPAYLVVCDVPLPLAIPYGFFPFTKSYSSGFIMPTYGDETSRGFYLRDGGYYFALSDKMDLKLLGEIYTKGSWAVSAASNYRKRYRFSGSFYASYQNSVEGEKNLPDYSKTTSFKIQWSHRQDPKANPYRNLSASVNFATSSYERNNLTSMYNPQTLTQSTRTSSVNFSTKFSSIGMNINATMNLNQNMRDSSIAMTMPDLNIAIARFYPFKRKKMVGKERWYEKISLSYTGRISNSISTKEDKLMHSDLVKDWRNGMQHSIPVSANFTLFNYINLNASFNFTDRTYFSKTMQSWDGAKVVNDTIYGLYNIYNWSMSMSASTKLYGFLKPSSKFLGGKINAIRHVLTPQLSFTYAPDFSTSRYGYYDTYQKTNADGTVSLVEYSPYANQLYGVPGKGKTGSIHMDISNNLEMKTLDKNDSIHKVSLIDELGLSMGYNMAAKIRPWSDLNTRLRLKLSKNYTLNINAVFASYVYEADSVGATPRISENTTYWEKGKIGRFQGMSQNLSYTLSSDKVSNFFKWIRGERTNKNDENQSAKKKEEDDVDIESNLDKDLEEGKHGAKKKDAGKAETDEDGYMNFSLPWSLSFGYGVTMREDTDVKRFNYNTMRYPYKFTQNLNMSGNIRLSDGWNISFSSGYDFENKKISMTMASLSRDLHCFNMSCSVVLAPYTSYNFSFRCNASTLTDALKYDKRSSYSNAVQWY, encoded by the coding sequence GTGAAACGCAAGTCGGTCATATTTTTACTTCTTTTCGTCTTCCTTTTTGTGATGGCGGGTGTCCCGTCAATACCTTTTTATGAAAACAGGTATGGGGTGACGACAGATGATTCTGCATCCACGAATGATGCCGTATCATCTCATGATATATCTAAAGCATCGTCTATTATAGATTCTCTTCGTAATGATACTGTTGAGTTAGATTCACTCCATTTGGCTATTCTTCGTCATAACAAGGCTGTAGACGATTCTTTGACTCAAGATAGTCTAAATAAAACGAAGAAGAATGGCATTGATTCTCCTGTTGAGTTCTCGGCAAATGATTCTCTTGTTTTTATTGCCTCTACGGGTATGGCAAATCTTTATGGTGACTCTCATGTAAAATACCAAAATATGGACCTGAAGAGTGAGAAAATCTATATGTGTATGGACTCTTCCTTGGTGCATGCTACAGGTGCTCGTGATACTGCGGGCGTAATATTTGGAACACCAGTATTTCATATGGGTAACGATACATATGAGAGTGATACGATGGCTTTTAATTTCAAAACTAAGAAAGGCCTTATCCAGCAGGTATATACAGAGCAAGAAGATGGTTTTTTGACTAGCGAGATATCTAAACGTGATGCTGATGGTGTCCTCTACTTGCAGCATGGTCGATACACGACTTGTGATGACCCGCATCCAGATTTTTATATAGCTCTCTCTCGAGCAAAAGTACGCCCAGGCAAAGATGTTGTCTTTGGCCCCGCATATTTAGTTGTTTGTGACGTACCACTTCCTTTGGCTATACCTTATGGTTTTTTTCCCTTTACAAAGAGTTACTCTAGTGGTTTTATCATGCCAACCTATGGCGATGAGACTTCGCGAGGTTTCTATCTGCGTGATGGTGGCTACTATTTTGCATTGTCTGATAAAATGGATTTAAAACTGTTGGGGGAAATTTATACAAAGGGTTCGTGGGCTGTTAGTGCTGCTTCTAATTATCGTAAGCGTTATCGCTTTAGCGGATCGTTCTATGCTAGTTATCAGAATTCTGTTGAGGGTGAGAAAAATCTGCCTGATTATAGTAAGACAACAAGTTTTAAGATACAGTGGAGTCATCGGCAGGATCCAAAGGCAAATCCCTATAGAAATTTGTCTGCATCGGTTAACTTTGCTACTAGTAGTTATGAGCGAAACAACTTGACGTCGATGTATAATCCGCAGACTTTAACCCAGAGTACCCGTACATCATCGGTGAACTTCTCAACAAAGTTTTCAAGCATTGGCATGAATATTAATGCTACAATGAACTTGAACCAAAATATGCGCGACTCGAGCATTGCTATGACGATGCCTGATCTTAATATAGCGATTGCCCGTTTCTATCCATTCAAAAGAAAGAAAATGGTTGGCAAGGAAAGATGGTATGAAAAGATTTCATTGTCGTATACGGGACGTATTAGCAATAGTATCTCCACAAAAGAAGATAAGTTGATGCATTCCGATTTGGTAAAAGACTGGCGTAATGGAATGCAGCATAGCATCCCTGTTAGTGCTAACTTTACCCTTTTTAATTATATCAATCTTAATGCTTCGTTCAATTTTACTGATCGCACGTATTTCAGTAAGACTATGCAGTCATGGGATGGAGCAAAGGTTGTAAACGACACTATCTATGGCCTCTATAATATATATAATTGGTCTATGTCGATGAGTGCCTCTACTAAACTTTATGGCTTCCTAAAACCATCTTCTAAGTTCTTGGGCGGAAAGATTAATGCGATACGTCATGTGCTAACACCGCAGCTTTCTTTTACTTATGCCCCAGATTTTAGTACCTCACGTTATGGCTATTATGATACTTACCAGAAAACTAATGCCGATGGAACTGTTTCGTTGGTGGAATACTCACCTTATGCTAATCAACTCTATGGTGTGCCTGGTAAGGGGAAAACTGGAAGTATCCACATGGATATATCAAATAACCTTGAAATGAAGACTCTCGACAAGAATGATTCTATTCATAAAGTGTCCCTCATTGATGAATTAGGACTTTCAATGGGATATAATATGGCAGCAAAGATTCGTCCTTGGAGTGACTTAAATACCCGTTTACGCTTAAAACTTTCTAAGAATTATACACTGAATATTAATGCTGTCTTTGCCAGCTATGTTTATGAGGCTGACTCTGTAGGTGCTACACCACGTATCAGTGAGAATACTACTTATTGGGAGAAAGGTAAAATAGGACGTTTTCAAGGTATGTCTCAAAACCTTTCTTATACACTTTCTAGTGATAAGGTTTCCAATTTCTTTAAGTGGATTAGGGGAGAACGTACTAATAAGAATGATGAAAACCAGTCTGCCAAGAAAAAGGAAGAGGATGATGTTGATATTGAGTCGAATCTAGATAAAGACTTAGAAGAAGGTAAACATGGTGCCAAGAAGAAAGATGCCGGTAAGGCAGAGACCGACGAAGATGGTTATATGAATTTCTCGCTGCCGTGGTCATTGAGTTTTGGATATGGTGTTACCATGCGTGAAGATACTGATGTTAAGAGATTCAATTACAACACCATGAGGTATCCGTATAAGTTTACTCAGAATCTGAACATGAGTGGTAATATTCGCTTGTCTGATGGTTGGAATATCTCATTTTCGTCGGGATATGATTTCGAAAACAAGAAAATATCAATGACGATGGCTTCACTATCTCGTGACCTCCATTGTTTTAATATGTCGTGTTCTGTAGTGCTTGCTCCTTATACCAGTTATAATTTCTCGTTCCGTTGTAATGCCTCAACACTGACCGATGCATTGAAATATGATAAACGTTCTTCGTATTCTAATGCTGTTCAATGGTATTGA